The following are encoded together in the Lactuca sativa cultivar Salinas chromosome 1, Lsat_Salinas_v11, whole genome shotgun sequence genome:
- the LOC111891309 gene encoding uncharacterized protein LOC111891309, with protein sequence MSSSEEFQTIFDTAIACVQMAEQTYNVVCNNAAASSQQRTRRYIYRNREEANQRLVQDNFAENATYQGYYFRRRFKMLKGLFERIVEDVTRECSFFQQRYDARGTLGFTPLQKCTAALRQLAYGIPPDALDESFRMSARITRDGLLFFSKTVIQFYGPKYLRKPTRNDILQLQAHHASVHEFPGMLGSLDCLHWAWENCHTAYHGQFTRGDHGHPTVILEAVASQDMWIWHAFFGSPGSINDINVLNRSPIFNNIYDGSAPDSSFQVHGTPYKYGYYLVDGIYPEYAMFVKSFSAPHGSRRKNSRELKEELGRMLSVLLEL encoded by the coding sequence ATGTCATCTTCTGAAGAATTTCAGACTATTTTTGATACCGCTATTGCGTGTGTTCAGATGGCGGAACAAACATACAACGTTGTATGTAACAACGCAGCTGCAAGTTCTCAACAGAGAACACGAAGATATATTTACAGAAATCGTGAAGAAGCCAACCAACGTTTGGTGCAAGACAATTTTGCAGAGAATGCCACTTACCAAGGGTATTATTTTCGTAGGCGCTTCAAAATGCTCAAAGGTTTGTTCGAACGTATAGTTGAAGATGTAACGAGGGAGTGCAGTTTTTTCCAACAACGCTACGATGCTAGAGGTACACTCGGTTTCACTCCCTTACAAAAATGCACGGCCGCACTTCGTCAGTTAGCATATGGCATTCCGCCTGATGCGTTAGACGAAAGTTTTAGGATGTCTGCTAGGATAACACGAGACGGTCTCCTTTTTTTCAGCAAAACTGTGATTCAGTTTTATGGTCCAAAATATTTACGTAAGCCTACACGTAATGACATCCTGCAATTGCAAGCTCATCATGCTAGTGTGCATGAGTTTCCTGGAATGCTAGGAAGCTTAGATTGTCTCCATTGGGCATGGGAAAATTGTCATACAGCATATCATGGGCAATTTACCCGAGGTGATCATGGTCACCCAACGGTCATACTTGAAGCAGTTGCATCACAAGATATGTGGATTTGGCATGCTTTTTTTGGTTCTCCAGGTTCGATTAACGACATCAACGTTCTTAACCGTTCACCAATATTTAACAACATATACGATGGATCTGCACCAGATTCTTCTTTTCAAGTGCATGGAACGCCATATAAGTATGGTTATTATCTGGTCGATGGAATCTATCCTGAGTATGCTATGTTTGTTAAATCGTTTTCAGCTCCACATGGTTCTAGACGAAAGAATTCAAGAGAGCTCAAGGAAGAGCTAGGAAGGATGTTGAGCGTGCTTTTGGAGCTCTGA